One window of the Roseovarius sp. THAF9 genome contains the following:
- the glyA gene encoding serine hydroxymethyltransferase has protein sequence MAHDGNQEFVSEGFFTESLTSRDPDIAEAIQKELGRQRDEIELIASENIVSAAVMEAQGSVMTNKYAEGYAGRRYYGGCQFVDIAENLAIERACKLFDCGFANVQPNSGSQANQGVFTALLQPGDTILGMSLDAGGHLTHGAAPNQSGKWFNAVQYGVRKEDNLIDYDQVEALAKEHQPKLLIAGGSAVPRQIDFARMREIADMVGAYLHVDMAHFAGLVAAGLHPSPFPHAHVATTTTHKTLRGPRGGMILTNDEALAKKFNSAIFPGIQGGPLMHVIAAKAVAFGEALRPEFKSYIQQVITNAQAMSDQLIKGGLDTVTHGTDTHVLLVDLRPKGVKGNATEKSLGRAHITCNKNGVPFDPEKPTVTSGIRLGSPAGTTRGFGEEEFRQIADWIVEVVDGLAANGEDGNGDAEAKVKTEVADLCARFPLYPNL, from the coding sequence ATGGCGCACGACGGAAATCAAGAATTTGTTTCAGAAGGCTTTTTCACGGAATCGCTTACGTCTCGCGACCCCGATATCGCCGAAGCTATCCAAAAGGAACTCGGCCGCCAGCGCGACGAGATCGAGCTGATCGCTTCGGAAAACATCGTCTCTGCCGCCGTGATGGAAGCGCAAGGCAGCGTGATGACCAACAAATACGCCGAAGGCTATGCCGGCCGGCGTTACTATGGCGGCTGCCAGTTCGTCGACATTGCCGAGAATCTGGCCATCGAGCGTGCGTGCAAACTCTTCGACTGCGGTTTTGCCAACGTGCAGCCCAATTCGGGCAGCCAGGCCAACCAAGGTGTGTTTACCGCCCTGCTGCAACCAGGCGACACGATCCTGGGCATGAGCCTCGACGCAGGCGGCCACCTGACCCACGGCGCCGCCCCCAACCAATCGGGCAAATGGTTTAACGCCGTGCAATACGGCGTCCGCAAGGAAGACAACCTGATCGACTACGACCAGGTCGAGGCGCTTGCGAAGGAACATCAGCCCAAGCTGCTGATCGCCGGCGGCTCCGCCGTGCCGCGCCAGATCGACTTCGCCCGCATGCGCGAGATTGCCGACATGGTTGGCGCCTATCTGCACGTGGATATGGCCCACTTTGCGGGTCTAGTGGCTGCGGGTCTGCACCCCTCGCCCTTCCCGCACGCGCATGTCGCAACCACGACCACGCACAAAACCCTGCGGGGCCCGCGTGGCGGCATGATCCTCACAAATGACGAGGCGCTGGCGAAGAAGTTCAACTCGGCCATCTTCCCCGGCATCCAGGGCGGGCCGCTGATGCATGTGATCGCCGCGAAGGCCGTCGCCTTTGGCGAAGCACTGCGGCCCGAGTTCAAGTCCTATATCCAGCAGGTCATCACCAACGCGCAGGCGATGAGCGACCAACTGATCAAGGGCGGGCTGGATACCGTGACCCACGGCACCGACACCCACGTCCTGCTGGTCGACCTGCGGCCCAAGGGCGTCAAAGGCAACGCGACAGAGAAGTCGCTGGGCCGTGCCCACATCACCTGCAACAAGAACGGCGTGCCCTTCGACCCCGAGAAACCCACCGTCACCAGCGGCATCCGTCTCGGCTCGCCCGCCGGAACGACCCGTGGTTTCGGCGAGGAGGAATTCCGCCAGATCGCCGACTGGATCGTCGAGGTGGTCGACGGGCTTGCAGCCAATGGTGAGGACGGCAACGGCGATGCCGAGGCGAAAGTGAAAACCGAGGTCGCGGACCTTTGCGCTCGCTTCCCGCTTTACCCGAACCTCTGA
- a CDS encoding alpha/beta fold hydrolase, with product MLNVIHHASDGDAPPLLIAHGLYGSGRNWGVIAKRLSDRGAVMAVDMRNHGTSPWFSEHSYEDMAADLAEVIEAEADGPIDVLGHSMGGKAAMVLALTRPDLVHRLIVADIAPVSYGHSQAQYIDAMRRVDLSAITKRSDAEAQLKGVVDDPALIPFFTQSLDVKEKKWRLNLDTLEAEMPKILSFPDLDNRFDGKTLFLSGANSDYVAREYRAHIKDLFPDATFIKIKDAGHWLHAERPREFESAVRGWLENTASV from the coding sequence ATGCTGAACGTCATTCACCACGCCTCGGACGGCGATGCACCGCCGCTTCTTATCGCCCACGGCCTTTATGGTTCGGGCCGCAATTGGGGCGTCATCGCCAAACGACTGTCCGACAGGGGCGCGGTCATGGCCGTCGACATGCGCAATCATGGCACAAGCCCTTGGTTTTCCGAGCATTCTTACGAGGACATGGCCGCTGACCTCGCCGAGGTGATCGAGGCCGAAGCTGACGGTCCGATCGACGTGCTCGGCCATTCCATGGGCGGCAAGGCGGCGATGGTGCTGGCGTTGACCCGGCCCGACCTTGTGCACCGGCTGATCGTGGCCGACATCGCGCCCGTCAGCTATGGCCACAGCCAGGCGCAGTATATCGACGCGATGCGCCGCGTGGATCTGTCGGCGATCACCAAGCGATCAGACGCCGAGGCGCAGTTGAAAGGCGTCGTCGATGACCCGGCGCTCATTCCCTTCTTCACGCAATCGCTTGACGTGAAAGAGAAAAAATGGCGCCTCAACCTCGACACGCTCGAGGCGGAGATGCCGAAAATCCTCAGCTTTCCCGACTTGGACAACCGGTTCGACGGCAAGACGCTGTTTCTGTCCGGTGCGAATTCCGACTACGTCGCGCGAGAGTATCGCGCCCATATCAAGGACCTGTTCCCCGACGCGACCTTCATCAAGATCAAGGACGCGGGCCACTGGCTGCATGCCGAGCGGCCGCGCGAGTTTGAATCCGCCGTGCGGGGATGGCTGGAAAATACCGCGTCGGTATAG
- a CDS encoding CTP synthetase has protein sequence MIWLMVILHVFIGSTLAGSFVIAALAMGYDTLTPILVTATAGFVVAFPVSWIVAKQLYQAR, from the coding sequence ATGATCTGGTTGATGGTTATCTTGCATGTTTTTATCGGATCCACCCTGGCAGGCTCGTTCGTCATCGCCGCCCTGGCCATGGGCTATGACACGCTGACGCCGATCCTTGTCACCGCCACGGCGGGGTTCGTAGTGGCTTTCCCGGTGTCGTGGATCGTGGCGAAACAGCTGTATCAGGCCCGCTGA
- the lepA gene encoding translation elongation factor 4 produces the protein MTPLSHIRNFSIVAHIDHGKSTLADRLIQATDTVPDRDMKEQLLDAMDIERERGITIKANTVRIEYTALDGEDYVLNLIDTPGHVDFAYEVSRSMRAVEGSLLVVDSTQGVEAQTLANVYQAIDADHEIVPVFNKIDLPASDISRVAEQVEDVIGIDASGAIPVSAKTGEGIREVLEAIVTLLPPPTGTRDAPLKAMLVDSKYDQYLGVICIIRIIDGVLKKGDRIRMMKTGGTYDVDDIGVYRPSMKAVKELGPGEIGYLNASIKQVRDTRVGDTITLEKNQTPEPLPGFNPSQPVVFCGLFPVDSAEFEDLRDAIEKLALNDASFSYEMESSTALGFGFRCGFLGLLHLEVVRDRIEREYDIELITTAPSVIYHVYMKDGTQIDLHNPADMPDPSVVAHVEEPRIKATILVPDEFLGDVLKLCQDRRGIQLDLTYAGSRAMAVYDLPLNEVVFDFYDRLKSVTRGYASFDYQLEGYREDNLVKMSVLVNDEPVDALSMMVHRDRAEMRGRAMCEKLKDLIPRHMFKIPIQAAIGGKVIARETLSALRKDVTAKCYGGDASRKRKLLDKQKAGKKKMRQFGKVDIPQEAFISALKMDS, from the coding sequence ATGACACCGCTTTCGCATATCCGCAATTTCTCCATCGTGGCGCATATCGACCACGGCAAATCGACGCTGGCCGACAGGCTGATCCAGGCCACCGATACGGTGCCCGACCGGGACATGAAGGAACAGCTTCTGGACGCGATGGATATCGAGCGCGAGCGCGGCATCACCATCAAGGCCAACACCGTGCGCATCGAGTATACCGCGCTCGATGGCGAGGATTACGTGCTGAACCTGATCGACACGCCCGGCCACGTCGATTTCGCCTACGAGGTCTCGCGCTCCATGCGGGCGGTCGAGGGCTCGCTGCTGGTCGTGGATTCCACCCAAGGGGTCGAGGCGCAGACCCTGGCCAATGTCTACCAGGCGATCGACGCCGATCACGAGATCGTCCCCGTTTTCAACAAGATCGACCTGCCGGCCTCGGATATCAGCCGCGTGGCCGAGCAGGTCGAGGACGTGATCGGCATCGACGCCTCGGGCGCGATCCCGGTGTCGGCCAAGACGGGCGAGGGCATCCGCGAGGTGCTGGAAGCCATCGTCACCCTGCTGCCGCCGCCCACGGGCACCCGTGACGCGCCGCTGAAGGCGATGTTGGTGGACAGCAAGTACGACCAGTACCTGGGCGTGATCTGTATCATACGGATCATCGACGGTGTCCTGAAGAAGGGCGACCGCATCCGCATGATGAAGACCGGCGGCACCTATGACGTGGACGATATCGGCGTCTACCGCCCGTCGATGAAGGCGGTCAAGGAGCTGGGGCCGGGCGAGATCGGCTATCTCAACGCTTCCATCAAGCAGGTGCGCGACACCCGCGTGGGTGACACGATCACGCTGGAGAAGAACCAGACGCCCGAGCCCTTGCCCGGCTTCAACCCGTCACAGCCGGTGGTCTTCTGCGGGCTTTTCCCCGTGGATTCGGCGGAGTTCGAGGATTTGCGCGATGCCATCGAGAAACTGGCGCTCAACGACGCGTCGTTCAGCTACGAGATGGAAAGCTCCACCGCGCTGGGCTTCGGGTTCCGCTGCGGGTTCCTGGGGCTTTTGCACCTAGAGGTCGTCCGCGACCGGATTGAGCGGGAATACGATATCGAGCTCATTACCACGGCGCCCTCGGTGATCTACCACGTCTATATGAAGGACGGCACGCAGATCGACCTGCACAACCCCGCCGACATGCCCGACCCGTCGGTCGTGGCCCATGTGGAGGAGCCGCGCATCAAGGCGACGATCCTGGTGCCCGACGAGTTTCTGGGCGACGTGCTGAAGCTCTGCCAGGACCGGCGGGGCATCCAGCTTGACCTGACCTATGCCGGCAGCCGTGCGATGGCGGTCTATGACCTTCCGCTGAACGAGGTGGTGTTCGACTTCTACGACCGGCTGAAATCCGTGACGCGGGGCTATGCCTCTTTCGATTATCAGCTTGAAGGCTACCGCGAGGACAACCTGGTGAAGATGTCCGTGTTGGTGAATGACGAGCCTGTCGACGCGCTGTCGATGATGGTCCACCGCGACAGGGCCGAGATGCGCGGGCGGGCGATGTGCGAAAAGCTGAAGGACCTGATCCCGCGCCACATGTTCAAGATCCCGATCCAGGCGGCCATCGGCGGCAAGGTGATCGCGCGAGAAACTTTGTCGGCCCTGCGCAAGGACGTGACGGCGAAGTGCTATGGCGGCGACGCCAGCCGGAAACGCAAGCTGCTGGACAAGCAGAAGGCGGGCAAGAAGAAGATGCGCCAGTTCGGGAAGGTGGATATCCCGCAGGAGGCGTTCATTAGCGCATTAAAAATGGACAGCTGA
- a CDS encoding acylphosphatase, whose protein sequence is MHNETTLTGVLVTGKVQGVNYRAWTQEEAKSRGLRGWVRNEADGSVRAALTGPEEAVADMLRAMEKGPPAAKVARVEPEPAEAPEQDGFEILR, encoded by the coding sequence ATGCATAACGAAACGACACTGACCGGCGTTCTGGTGACCGGCAAGGTGCAGGGCGTGAACTACCGCGCCTGGACGCAGGAAGAGGCGAAGTCGCGCGGTCTGCGCGGCTGGGTCCGCAACGAGGCCGATGGGTCGGTCCGGGCCGCTCTGACGGGGCCGGAAGAGGCAGTGGCAGATATGCTGCGCGCGATGGAAAAAGGCCCACCGGCGGCCAAGGTCGCGCGGGTGGAGCCGGAACCCGCCGAGGCGCCGGAGCAGGACGGGTTCGAGATCCTGCGATGA
- a CDS encoding MBL fold metallo-hydrolase: MVRLALLLAALTTPAVAQEAERKPSHCLSIAQSAPGLEYIQKASFRDPVPQDRVRIHYIAHASFLIQAHNGTSAVTDFTGFIGNVDFLPDVVTMNHAHETHWTPFPDPGIPNVLPGWGEEHGEGIDHYVDLGDMVIRNVSTDIRSRYGAPAEPEGNSIFVFETAGLCIGHLGHLHHMPTDEQFAALGRVDVLLAPVDGGYTLPLPRMIETVKRLRSSIVIPMHWFGDGTLQAFLAAMEEEFAVVRTENSALTVSLDTLPGQPTVMVLRPRWLREPD, encoded by the coding sequence ATGGTCCGTCTCGCCCTTTTGCTCGCCGCTCTCACCACCCCTGCCGTGGCGCAGGAGGCCGAGCGCAAGCCCAGCCATTGCCTGTCCATCGCGCAATCCGCACCGGGGCTCGAATATATTCAAAAGGCCAGTTTTCGGGATCCGGTGCCGCAGGACAGGGTGCGCATTCATTACATCGCCCACGCGTCATTCCTGATCCAGGCCCATAACGGAACCAGCGCGGTCACCGATTTCACCGGCTTTATCGGCAACGTGGATTTCCTGCCCGATGTCGTGACGATGAACCACGCGCACGAAACCCACTGGACGCCCTTCCCCGATCCCGGCATCCCCAACGTCCTGCCCGGCTGGGGGGAAGAGCATGGCGAAGGGATCGATCATTATGTCGATCTGGGCGACATGGTGATCCGCAATGTCTCGACCGATATTCGCTCGCGCTATGGCGCGCCGGCGGAGCCCGAGGGCAACTCGATCTTCGTCTTCGAGACGGCGGGGTTGTGCATCGGCCATCTGGGTCACCTGCACCACATGCCAACGGACGAGCAATTCGCGGCCCTGGGCCGGGTCGATGTGTTGCTGGCGCCGGTCGACGGGGGCTACACGCTGCCCCTGCCGCGGATGATCGAGACGGTCAAACGCCTGCGGTCGTCCATCGTCATTCCGATGCACTGGTTCGGCGACGGCACGCTTCAGGCGTTTCTGGCAGCGATGGAAGAGGAATTCGCCGTCGTGCGCACCGAGAACAGTGCACTGACCGTGTCGCTCGATACGCTTCCGGGCCAGCCCACCGTCATGGTGCTGCGGCCCCGGTGGCTGCGCGAGCCGGACTGA
- a CDS encoding GcrA family cell cycle regulator, with protein sequence MSWSDERVELLKKMWSEGQSASQIAKELGGVTRNAVIGKVHRLGLSNRSGSGNGAAASESTAKPKPAPKAKPAPKAKPAAPKPEAKQPEPKEEPAPTAAASRVKAIIPAGQPLPPQPSANEIDPEALAKVSEIEKKAKKLSLMELTERTCKWPVGDPATSDFWFCGLPVKSGKPYCEAHVGVAFQPMSSRRDRKR encoded by the coding sequence ATGTCCTGGAGTGACGAGCGCGTCGAACTGCTGAAGAAGATGTGGAGCGAGGGCCAGTCGGCCAGCCAGATCGCCAAGGAACTGGGTGGCGTGACCCGCAACGCGGTGATCGGCAAGGTGCACCGCCTTGGCCTGTCGAACCGCAGCGGATCGGGCAACGGGGCTGCGGCCTCGGAAAGCACGGCCAAGCCCAAACCCGCGCCCAAGGCCAAGCCCGCTCCCAAAGCCAAGCCTGCTGCGCCGAAGCCCGAGGCGAAGCAGCCCGAGCCCAAGGAAGAGCCGGCGCCCACAGCCGCGGCGAGCCGCGTCAAGGCGATCATCCCCGCGGGCCAACCCTTGCCGCCGCAGCCGTCTGCGAACGAGATCGACCCCGAGGCGTTGGCCAAGGTCAGCGAGATCGAGAAGAAGGCGAAGAAGCTGTCGCTTATGGAATTGACCGAGCGGACCTGCAAGTGGCCCGTGGGCGACCCGGCGACGTCGGATTTCTGGTTCTGCGGTCTGCCGGTGAAATCCGGCAAGCCCTATTGCGAGGCCCATGTCGGCGTCGCGTTCCAGCCCATGAGCTCGCGCCGCGACCGCAAACGGTAG
- a CDS encoding ABC transporter permease, protein MQEFHEMGSRRFGRVNWLGLATLAKRETQRFLAVWTQTLMAPLATAGLFMVIFSIAIGERRGDVMGVDFTTFIAPGILMMTVIQNSFANTSSSIVISKVQGNIVDTLMPPLSPAELVLGYLAGAVARGVLVALAIAVGLALFLGIVPAHPLIWLGFVTLGAAFLGALGMVAGIFAQKFDQMAAITNFIVTPLAFLSGTFYSVEALPGALYTISHVNPVFYLMDGGRYGMIGVSDSSVSLGAAIVLGSTVAVSLLAWALFRKGYRLKA, encoded by the coding sequence ATGCAGGAATTCCACGAAATGGGCAGCCGCCGCTTCGGGCGGGTCAACTGGCTTGGGCTGGCCACGCTGGCCAAGCGCGAAACACAGCGCTTTCTGGCCGTCTGGACGCAGACGCTGATGGCGCCGCTGGCGACGGCGGGGCTTTTCATGGTAATCTTTTCCATCGCCATCGGAGAGCGACGGGGCGACGTGATGGGCGTGGATTTCACCACCTTCATCGCGCCCGGCATCCTGATGATGACGGTGATCCAGAACAGTTTCGCCAACACGTCCTCGTCCATCGTGATTTCAAAGGTGCAGGGCAATATCGTCGATACGCTTATGCCGCCCCTGTCGCCGGCCGAGTTGGTACTGGGCTACCTCGCAGGGGCCGTGGCGCGGGGCGTGCTGGTGGCGCTGGCCATCGCCGTGGGGCTGGCGCTGTTTTTGGGGATCGTGCCGGCGCATCCGTTGATCTGGCTGGGCTTCGTGACGCTGGGCGCGGCGTTTCTGGGCGCGCTTGGCATGGTCGCGGGCATCTTCGCACAGAAATTCGACCAGATGGCCGCGATCACCAACTTCATCGTCACGCCGCTCGCGTTCCTGTCGGGCACGTTCTACTCGGTCGAGGCGCTGCCCGGTGCGCTCTACACGATCAGCCACGTGAACCCCGTCTTCTACCTGATGGACGGCGGGCGCTATGGCATGATCGGCGTCTCGGACAGCAGCGTGTCGCTGGGCGCGGCGATCGTGCTGGGCTCGACAGTGGCGGTGTCTCTGCTGGCCTGGGCGCTGTTCCGCAAGGGCTATCGGCTGAAGGCGTGA
- a CDS encoding bifunctional 2-polyprenyl-6-hydroxyphenol methylase/3-demethylubiquinol 3-O-methyltransferase UbiG, translating to MSGLFDFLTELPPYDDNATTIYRLNQRHKLIIDPFLPQIEGARVLDIAAHDGRWSYALAAAGASEVVGVEARPELVARFDAFPDTEFTPRVRLTCGDLFADLEARGAAGERFDVVALYGIFYHVMDHFRLLSLIRALQPELVIIDSEFIVLDNAMIQVLKEEVSNQLNAVTEVEGRSHTVVGVPSRKATDFMAEALNYEATWINHDLILGEDRRGMHDYFRDGRKVRHVCALSPAEQG from the coding sequence ATGAGCGGGTTGTTCGACTTTCTGACCGAACTTCCCCCCTATGACGACAACGCGACCACGATCTATCGGCTGAACCAGCGGCACAAGCTGATCATCGACCCGTTTCTACCGCAGATAGAAGGCGCCCGCGTTCTGGACATCGCCGCCCATGACGGGCGGTGGTCCTACGCGCTGGCGGCCGCCGGCGCGTCCGAGGTCGTGGGGGTCGAGGCCCGGCCCGAGCTGGTGGCGCGGTTCGATGCTTTCCCGGACACGGAGTTCACACCGCGCGTGCGGCTGACCTGCGGCGATCTTTTCGCCGATCTCGAAGCGCGGGGCGCGGCGGGCGAACGGTTCGACGTGGTGGCGCTTTACGGCATCTTCTACCACGTGATGGATCACTTCCGCCTGCTGTCACTCATCCGGGCGTTGCAGCCCGAACTGGTGATCATCGACAGCGAGTTCATCGTGCTAGACAACGCCATGATCCAGGTTCTGAAGGAAGAAGTGTCCAACCAGCTTAACGCGGTGACCGAGGTCGAGGGGCGCAGCCACACTGTTGTTGGCGTGCCGTCACGCAAGGCCACCGACTTCATGGCCGAGGCGTTGAATTACGAGGCCACATGGATCAACCACGACCTTATTCTGGGCGAGGACCGGCGCGGGATGCACGACTATTTCCGCGACGGGCGCAAGGTGCGTCATGTCTGCGCGCTGAGCCCGGCGGAGCAGGGCTGA
- a CDS encoding DUF4394 domain-containing protein, whose amino-acid sequence MYTRTITAVSALSMLGGAALAQSDSADMGFALANDGMTLVSMADITSPTDVQTMDLSESLDAIAWRPVTGELLGFKNGMVVTIDPASGEMTDLEASFNEDAMVADGSKVAFDFNNKIDAVRAVSSEEDNLVYFPKDFSAEDKAGKVVRVNDLAYAEGDANASADPVIYANAYTNAINGETAGSTFQYALDAETDSLVSLANNEGTLETIAEITVDGEAVDLSDWGGFDIMSPSEGEDMAYAILQMEGADSAGFYTINLETGEAMMQADLGMGGFTALAIAQAR is encoded by the coding sequence ATGTATACTCGTACCATTACCGCTGTTTCCGCCCTGTCTATGCTGGGGGGCGCCGCCCTCGCGCAAAGCGACAGTGCAGATATGGGCTTTGCCCTTGCCAATGACGGCATGACCCTTGTTTCCATGGCCGACATCACGTCGCCCACCGACGTGCAGACCATGGACCTGAGCGAGTCGCTGGATGCCATCGCATGGCGCCCGGTCACCGGCGAACTGCTGGGCTTCAAGAACGGCATGGTCGTCACCATCGACCCCGCGAGCGGTGAAATGACCGATCTCGAAGCGTCGTTCAACGAAGACGCGATGGTGGCCGACGGCTCGAAGGTCGCGTTCGACTTCAACAACAAGATCGACGCCGTCCGCGCCGTCTCGTCGGAAGAAGACAACCTGGTCTATTTCCCCAAGGATTTCAGCGCCGAGGACAAGGCCGGCAAGGTCGTGCGCGTCAATGATCTGGCCTATGCCGAGGGCGATGCCAATGCCAGCGCCGACCCGGTGATCTATGCCAACGCCTATACCAACGCAATCAATGGCGAGACCGCCGGCAGCACGTTTCAATACGCGCTCGACGCCGAGACGGACTCGCTGGTCAGCCTGGCCAATAACGAAGGCACGCTGGAAACCATCGCCGAAATCACCGTCGACGGCGAAGCCGTGGACCTGAGCGACTGGGGCGGGTTCGACATCATGTCACCGTCCGAGGGCGAAGACATGGCCTATGCCATCCTGCAGATGGAAGGCGCAGACAGCGCCGGCTTCTACACCATCAACCTGGAAACGGGTGAGGCGATGATGCAGGCCGATCTGGGCATGGGCGGTTTCACCGCGCTGGCCATCGCACAGGCGCGCTAA
- a CDS encoding GNAT family N-acetyltransferase, whose amino-acid sequence MFLPRRKIRIETERLTLRQPVLTDFRDWSTLRESSADFLTPWEPQWAADHLSRKGFANRVYWSQRSISSGSAVPLFLFRREDDALVGAITLDNIRRGPAQAGTLGYWTGQPYARKGYMREALQAVSHHAFERLDLSRLEAACLPENAPSRRLLESCGFKYEGVAQSYLQIAGRWRTHVLYAALRGDRRGRTDVG is encoded by the coding sequence ATGTTCCTGCCGCGCCGGAAGATCCGGATCGAGACGGAACGCCTGACCCTGCGTCAGCCCGTCCTGACCGACTTCCGCGACTGGTCAACCCTGCGCGAAAGCAGTGCCGATTTCCTGACCCCGTGGGAGCCGCAATGGGCGGCCGACCACCTGTCGCGCAAGGGCTTCGCCAACAGGGTCTACTGGTCGCAGCGGTCGATCTCGTCAGGCTCGGCGGTGCCGCTCTTCCTGTTCCGGCGCGAGGACGACGCGCTGGTGGGGGCGATCACGCTGGACAATATCCGCCGCGGCCCGGCACAGGCGGGCACGCTGGGGTACTGGACCGGCCAGCCCTATGCGCGAAAGGGCTACATGCGCGAGGCCTTGCAGGCGGTGTCGCATCACGCGTTCGAGCGGCTGGACCTGTCGCGGCTGGAGGCGGCCTGCCTGCCGGAAAACGCGCCCTCGCGGCGACTGCTGGAAAGCTGCGGGTTCAAGTATGAGGGCGTGGCGCAGAGTTACCTGCAGATTGCCGGGCGCTGGCGGACACATGTTCTTTACGCCGCGCTGCGCGGGGATCGGCGCGGGCGCACGGATGTGGGGTAG
- a CDS encoding pitrilysin family protein, translating into MTVNLTTLDNGFRIVTEHMPGLQSAAIGVWVLAGARHEDAAQNGIAHFLEHMAFKGTERRNALEIAEAIEDVGGYINAYTSREVTAYYARVLADDVPLALDVVADILRNPVFDAREIEVERGVILQEIGQALDTPDDIIFDWLQEQAYPNHPLGRTILGPEDRVRSFSRDDLTRFVDQRYRPGQMILSAAGAVDHDALVKLAEEAFGDMQPSNTVAPPAAKFAGGETRTVRTLEQAHFAMAFESSNYSSPDIHTAQIYASALGGSMSSRLFQEIRERRGLCYTIFAQAGAYADTGMLTIYAGTSADEMESLGRLTVDEMKRAAEDFSQAELDRARAQMKAGLLMGLESPSNRAERSARMMQIWGRVPDLDEVVERIDAVTLADLKSHAEVIATQAPAALALYGPVSHAPSLQTLQERRAA; encoded by the coding sequence TTGACCGTCAACCTGACCACTCTCGACAACGGATTTCGCATCGTCACCGAACACATGCCGGGCCTGCAATCGGCCGCCATCGGCGTGTGGGTTCTGGCCGGGGCCCGGCACGAGGACGCCGCGCAGAACGGTATCGCGCATTTTCTCGAACACATGGCCTTCAAGGGCACCGAGCGGCGCAACGCGTTGGAGATTGCCGAGGCGATAGAGGATGTGGGCGGCTATATAAACGCCTATACCAGCCGCGAGGTGACGGCCTATTACGCCCGCGTGCTGGCCGATGACGTGCCGCTGGCGCTGGACGTGGTGGCCGATATCCTGCGCAACCCGGTTTTCGATGCGCGCGAGATCGAGGTCGAGCGCGGGGTGATCCTGCAGGAGATCGGGCAGGCGCTGGATACGCCCGACGACATCATCTTCGACTGGTTGCAGGAGCAGGCCTATCCCAACCACCCGCTGGGCCGCACGATCCTGGGCCCCGAGGACCGCGTGCGCAGCTTTTCGCGCGATGACCTGACGCGCTTCGTCGATCAGCGCTATCGCCCGGGGCAGATGATCCTGTCCGCTGCCGGTGCCGTGGATCACGATGCGCTGGTCAAGCTGGCCGAAGAGGCGTTCGGCGACATGCAGCCCTCCAACACCGTCGCGCCACCGGCGGCCAAGTTCGCCGGGGGCGAGACGCGCACCGTGCGCACGTTGGAACAGGCGCATTTCGCCATGGCGTTCGAAAGCTCGAACTACTCCAGCCCCGACATTCACACCGCGCAGATCTATGCCTCGGCGCTGGGCGGTTCGATGTCCTCGCGCCTGTTCCAGGAAATTCGCGAGCGGCGGGGGCTGTGCTATACGATCTTTGCGCAGGCCGGGGCCTATGCGGATACCGGGATGCTTACGATCTATGCCGGCACTTCGGCGGACGAGATGGAAAGCCTTGGCCGGCTGACGGTGGACGAGATGAAGCGCGCCGCCGAAGATTTCAGCCAGGCCGAGCTGGACCGCGCGCGGGCGCAGATGAAGGCCGGGTTGCTGATGGGGCTGGAAAGCCCGTCGAACCGGGCCGAACGCTCGGCGCGGATGATGCAGATCTGGGGCCGGGTGCCGGACCTTGACGAGGTGGTGGAGCGGATCGACGCGGTCACGCTTGCAGATCTCAAATCGCATGCCGAGGTGATCGCAACGCAAGCACCCGCTGCGCTGGCGCTTTACGGGCCCGTGAGCCATGCGCCGTCCTTGCAGACCTTGCAGGAAAGGCGCGCGGCCTGA